Proteins found in one Brevibacillus brevis genomic segment:
- a CDS encoding dihydrofolate reductase family protein, translated as MATLTYHVAVSLDNFIADQAMMDGNIDSTLFLFEGEHVPDFLSEIQEYDAVLMGAKTYEFGFKFGAKPGEPGYKGIKHYIFSNCMQFESNAEVELIKGDAVEFIKNLKQQEKGKLWLCGGGELAGALLAHQLIDQLVLKVNPVMVGEGVPLFGSAKPRLKLELVDMKQYANGVTKPTYNIVYI; from the coding sequence ATGGCTACCTTAACGTATCACGTTGCCGTTTCGCTAGATAATTTCATTGCCGATCAAGCCATGATGGACGGAAATATCGACAGCACTCTCTTTTTATTTGAGGGAGAACATGTACCGGACTTTTTATCTGAAATTCAGGAATATGATGCAGTGCTGATGGGCGCCAAAACCTACGAGTTTGGGTTTAAATTCGGTGCCAAGCCGGGCGAACCAGGTTATAAGGGAATCAAGCATTATATATTCTCAAACTGCATGCAGTTTGAATCCAACGCGGAAGTCGAGCTGATCAAAGGCGACGCCGTTGAATTTATCAAAAATCTCAAACAGCAAGAAAAAGGCAAGCTGTGGCTATGTGGAGGAGGTGAGTTGGCAGGAGCGTTACTGGCACATCAACTGATTGATCAATTAGTGCTGAAAGTGAATCCGGTGATGGTCGGTGAAGGTGTCCCGCTATTTGGAAGTGCGAAGCCACGTCTCAAACTCGAGTTAGTAGACATGAAACAGTACGCGAACGGCGTAACGAAGCCTACGTACAACATTGTTTATATATAA
- a CDS encoding MarR family winged helix-turn-helix transcriptional regulator — protein sequence MNEELVAFVRELNEIEYACQVMLTQEYADVLDETITNSQIIMINLLHERGRLLTGELAKQMDITASAVSQMLNKMEKRQLVKRSINPGNRREIFVELDTAGVNYIETSRKIELSIIERFYSKLPYEDLVALKEIMLKFRRIIEEEQTRKTVE from the coding sequence ATGAATGAGGAGCTCGTCGCTTTTGTCCGGGAGCTAAACGAAATCGAGTATGCTTGTCAGGTGATGCTGACGCAAGAATACGCGGATGTGCTGGATGAGACGATTACGAATAGCCAGATCATCATGATTAACTTGCTGCATGAACGCGGTCGACTGCTCACTGGGGAATTGGCAAAGCAAATGGACATCACGGCAAGTGCAGTCAGCCAAATGCTGAACAAAATGGAAAAGCGCCAGTTAGTCAAACGTTCGATTAACCCCGGGAATCGCCGGGAAATTTTTGTGGAGCTGGATACTGCCGGAGTGAACTATATCGAAACAAGCCGCAAGATTGAATTGTCGATCATAGAGCGCTTCTATTCCAAGCTTCCTTACGAAGATTTGGTAGCGCTAAAGGAAATAATGTTGAAGTTCCGGAGAATTATTGAGGAAGAGCAGACGCGAAAGACAGTTGAATAA
- a CDS encoding hemolysin family protein gives MLTMNLLLIAFLIFATAFFVATEFAIVKLRPSRVDQLVMEGRKNAFAVQKVVSNLDGYLSACQLGITLTAIGLGVLGKPTIESIISPFLTPFLPEQVVAVLSFVIAYSLVTFLHVVVGELAPKTVAIQKAEAVSLLCAKPIIWFYKLMYPAIWVLNGSAALLVRSFGMKPTKEHEESHSEEELRIILTESYESGKINQSEYGYVSNIFAFDEMLAREIMVPRTDMSCLHKEYTLEQNLRIMKEEQYTRFPVISQNKDHIIGMINTKEFFLNYADDPNLDISKLIRPFLMVSEATPVKDLLKKMQKQRTHIAILVDEYGGTSGMVTIEDILEEIVGEIRDEFDAEEKAEIEIVEENSHVIVDGKVLLSEVNDLLNANINEEELDTIGGWLYSQNPTLKEGIQWQYDDLVFTIRKKDKHRIRKMEIQKAAEAPARELQDVT, from the coding sequence TTGCTAACCATGAATTTGTTACTAATTGCTTTTCTGATTTTTGCTACCGCTTTTTTTGTGGCAACTGAATTTGCAATTGTAAAGCTTCGCCCGAGCCGTGTAGACCAATTGGTCATGGAAGGGAGAAAGAATGCTTTTGCTGTTCAGAAAGTAGTTAGTAACCTGGATGGATATTTGTCAGCGTGTCAGTTGGGCATTACGTTGACAGCCATTGGCTTGGGGGTATTGGGGAAACCGACGATTGAAAGCATCATTAGCCCGTTTCTTACGCCGTTTTTACCCGAACAAGTCGTGGCAGTTCTGTCGTTTGTGATTGCTTACTCGCTCGTTACGTTTCTCCATGTGGTTGTCGGGGAACTGGCACCGAAAACAGTGGCGATCCAAAAGGCAGAAGCGGTTAGCTTACTTTGTGCGAAACCCATTATTTGGTTCTATAAATTGATGTACCCTGCGATCTGGGTGCTGAATGGCTCGGCTGCTCTGCTTGTGCGTTCATTTGGTATGAAACCGACCAAGGAGCACGAAGAAAGTCACTCAGAAGAAGAGCTGCGAATCATTTTGACGGAAAGCTATGAGAGCGGCAAAATTAATCAGTCTGAGTATGGATACGTTAGCAATATCTTTGCTTTTGACGAGATGCTTGCCCGCGAGATTATGGTCCCCCGGACAGATATGAGCTGCTTGCACAAGGAATATACCCTTGAGCAAAACCTGCGAATCATGAAAGAAGAGCAGTATACCCGTTTCCCGGTTATATCGCAGAATAAAGATCATATTATCGGGATGATTAACACGAAAGAGTTCTTTCTGAATTATGCCGATGATCCGAATTTGGATATTTCCAAGCTCATCCGACCGTTTTTGATGGTTTCAGAGGCGACTCCTGTAAAAGACCTTTTGAAAAAAATGCAGAAACAAAGAACGCATATCGCGATCCTGGTGGACGAATATGGCGGAACCTCCGGAATGGTTACGATCGAAGATATCTTGGAGGAAATTGTAGGGGAGATTCGTGATGAGTTCGACGCGGAGGAAAAAGCCGAGATCGAAATTGTGGAAGAGAATAGCCATGTGATTGTGGACGGAAAGGTACTTCTCTCCGAGGTTAACGACTTGCTCAACGCCAATATTAATGAAGAAGAACTCGATACCATCGGGGGCTGGCTATACAGTCAAAATCCGACGCTCAAAGAAGGTATCCAATGGCAATACGATGATCTCGTCTTTACGATCCGAAAGAAAGACAAGCATCGCATACGGAAAATGGAGATTCAAAAAGCAGCAGAGGCTCCAGCTCGTGAGCTGCAGGATGTAACGTAA